The following coding sequences are from one Sander lucioperca isolate FBNREF2018 chromosome 2, SLUC_FBN_1.2, whole genome shotgun sequence window:
- the rnf34a gene encoding E3 ubiquitin-protein ligase RNF34a isoform X1 — MKTGASSMWASCCGLLNDVMGTGAVRGQQAGFGAGAGPFRFAPSAGYSTYPPSSSGSPSPLCKACGQAFSVFRRKYMCTDCRKGFCSVCSELQDNLRLCSVCRLLRATAFQRPRLMRLRVRELRQYLLLRNVSTETCREKEDLVELVLCHHGNQDEDAGSPSPSAVRSPASQGQPISRSDSSDTNQDSGDATSVSLLNLDAGERTPEVSPPTRRRASLSDVSSLRDVEDLSVRQLKEILARNFVNYSGCCEKWELVERVGRLYRETQDNRRSRENVSSTVTSDVAPPPPLCNGAVADGEKSPLELHDDGLCRICMDGVIDCVLLECGHMVTCTKCGKRMNECPICRQYVVRAVHVFKS, encoded by the exons ATGAAG ACAGGGGCCTCGTCCATGTGGGCTTCATGCTGTGGTCTGCTGAATGACGTCATGGGCACCGGGGCGGTCAGAGGTCAGCAGGCGGGGTTCGGGGCCGGGGCGGGACCCTTCAGATTCGCCCCCAGCGCCGGGTACTCCACGTACCCCCCCAGCAGCTCAGGGAGCCCCAGTCCGCTGTGCAAGGCCTGCGGCCAGGCCTTCTCCGTCTTCAGGAGGAAG tatATGTGCACTGACTGCAGGAAGGGATTCTGCTCCGTGTGTTCGGAGCTCCAGGATAACCTCCGCCTGTGCTCAGTGTGTCGGTTGCTACGGGCGACGGCGTTCCAGCGCCCGCGGCTGATGCGTCTGCGGGTGCGAGAGCTGCGTCAGTACCTGCTGCTACGCAACGTCTCCACGGAAACCTGCAGGGAGAAGGAGGACCTGGTGGAGCTGGTGCTGTGTCACCACGGCAACCAGGACGAGGACGCGGGCTCGCCCTCGCCGTCCGCCGTGCGCTCGCCCGCCTCGCAGGGCCAGCCAATCAGCCGCAGCGACAGCTCTGACACCAACCAG GACTCAGGTGACGCTACGTCTGTGTCTCTGCTGAACCTGGACGCCGGCGAACGCACTCCGGAG GTCAGTCCTCCGACGCGGCGCCGAGCCTCTCTGTCGGACGTCTCCAGTCTCCGAGACGTGGAGGATCTGTCCGTCCGCCAGCTGAAGGAGATCCTGGCCAGGAACTTCGTCAACTACTCGGGCTGCTGTGAGAAGTGGGAGCTGGTGGAGCGCGTGGGCCGCCTGTACCGGGAGACCCAGGACAACCGGAGATCAC GGGAGAATGTGAGCAGTACTGTAACCTCAG ACGtggcccccccccctcctctctgcaACGGAGCCGTGGCCG acggTGAGAAGAGTCCTCTGGAGCTCCATGACGACGGTCTCTGCCGTATCTGCATGGACGGTGTGATCGACTGCGTCCTGCTGGAATGCGGTCACATGGTCACCTGCACCAAGTGCGGCAAGAGGATGAACGAGTGTCCCATCTGCCGGCAGTACGTGGTCCGCGCCGTGCACGTCTTCAAGTCCtaa
- the rnf34a gene encoding E3 ubiquitin-protein ligase RNF34a isoform X2, which translates to MKTGASSMWASCCGLLNDVMGTGAVRGQQAGFGAGAGPFRFAPSAGYSTYPPSSSGSPSPLCKACGQAFSVFRRKYMCTDCRKGFCSVCSELQDNLRLCSVCRLLRATAFQRPRLMRLRVRELRQYLLLRNVSTETCREKEDLVELVLCHHGNQDEDAGSPSPSAVRSPASQGQPISRSDSSDTNQDSGDATSVSLLNLDAGERTPEVSPPTRRRASLSDVSSLRDVEDLSVRQLKEILARNFVNYSGCCEKWELVERVGRLYRETQDNRRSRENVSSTVTSDGEKSPLELHDDGLCRICMDGVIDCVLLECGHMVTCTKCGKRMNECPICRQYVVRAVHVFKS; encoded by the exons ATGAAG ACAGGGGCCTCGTCCATGTGGGCTTCATGCTGTGGTCTGCTGAATGACGTCATGGGCACCGGGGCGGTCAGAGGTCAGCAGGCGGGGTTCGGGGCCGGGGCGGGACCCTTCAGATTCGCCCCCAGCGCCGGGTACTCCACGTACCCCCCCAGCAGCTCAGGGAGCCCCAGTCCGCTGTGCAAGGCCTGCGGCCAGGCCTTCTCCGTCTTCAGGAGGAAG tatATGTGCACTGACTGCAGGAAGGGATTCTGCTCCGTGTGTTCGGAGCTCCAGGATAACCTCCGCCTGTGCTCAGTGTGTCGGTTGCTACGGGCGACGGCGTTCCAGCGCCCGCGGCTGATGCGTCTGCGGGTGCGAGAGCTGCGTCAGTACCTGCTGCTACGCAACGTCTCCACGGAAACCTGCAGGGAGAAGGAGGACCTGGTGGAGCTGGTGCTGTGTCACCACGGCAACCAGGACGAGGACGCGGGCTCGCCCTCGCCGTCCGCCGTGCGCTCGCCCGCCTCGCAGGGCCAGCCAATCAGCCGCAGCGACAGCTCTGACACCAACCAG GACTCAGGTGACGCTACGTCTGTGTCTCTGCTGAACCTGGACGCCGGCGAACGCACTCCGGAG GTCAGTCCTCCGACGCGGCGCCGAGCCTCTCTGTCGGACGTCTCCAGTCTCCGAGACGTGGAGGATCTGTCCGTCCGCCAGCTGAAGGAGATCCTGGCCAGGAACTTCGTCAACTACTCGGGCTGCTGTGAGAAGTGGGAGCTGGTGGAGCGCGTGGGCCGCCTGTACCGGGAGACCCAGGACAACCGGAGATCAC GGGAGAATGTGAGCAGTACTGTAACCTCAG acggTGAGAAGAGTCCTCTGGAGCTCCATGACGACGGTCTCTGCCGTATCTGCATGGACGGTGTGATCGACTGCGTCCTGCTGGAATGCGGTCACATGGTCACCTGCACCAAGTGCGGCAAGAGGATGAACGAGTGTCCCATCTGCCGGCAGTACGTGGTCCGCGCCGTGCACGTCTTCAAGTCCtaa